GATTATGTATACCATGAAAGAATGGGCTGCAAGTTGTATTACACCATTTTATAAAAATGTCGAACAGGAGGGAATTAAATTAGTATGAAATTGACAGAGGAAGAACGTAATTCTTTAGTGGTATTACAATTGGAGAAAGCTAAAGTATTTCTAAAACAGGTAAAATAAGTGCACATTTAGGAAGCTTTTTGGCGCGTATGGAACAATTGCGGCAGAAAGGGGATTATAATTGTATTTATTCAATATCAGAGGATGAAATTAGTACAATAAAAAAACCGGCAAGAGAACTTATTGAGACTATTGAAGTTCTGCTTGCCGAATCATAATTGTTTTTGTTAAACTATTTGGTATTAAAGAATTAATTTTTTAATCTCTTCGGCTGTATCCACTATATATGCCGGACTAAACTCTTCCAATTCTGTCCGTGGGCGGAAGCCCCATGTTACGCCACAAGCTGTCACACCTGAATTAGCTGCTGTTTGCATATCGACTCCCGAATCACCGACATAGAGGATATCTTCTTTTTCTACATTCGCTAATTTCAAAATATCAAAGACGATTGTTGGGTCAGGCTTGACATTTACCCCTTCCCGTTGGCCGAAAACGGCAGTGAAGCGGATTTCGGGGAAATAATGGGCAACCAGTTTCTCGGTAGCTGCTTGATACTTGTTGGAAGCTACGGCAAGTTGGATACCTGCGGATTGTAAATAGGATAAAAGTTCTGAGATACCCGGATAAGGATGGCTGTCATCTGCATTGTGGACATCATAGTAAGGAACGAACTCTTTTCTAACCCGGAGTACATTCTCTTCTGTCTTTTCTCCTTCGGGCAATGCACGTTCAAAGAGTTTGTTGATACCATTTCCTACCATGAAATTATACTTTTCCACATCGTGTGTGGGGTATCCTAATTTATTTAAAGCATAGTTGGTACTGTGTGCCAAGTCGGCGATAGTATTTAATAATGTACCATCCAAATCGAATATTGCTAGTTTCTTCATTGAGCTCTTTATTATTTTATTGTTAATCCTGTAATTCAAAATCTCTTCGTTTACAAAGGTAGAAAAGAAAAGACGCCCCTGCAAGATTTTCATGGTGCAGGGACGTCTTTTTAGTATTTGGTTACTCTTTTTTACCTCTTCGTAATGCGGAACCAATCCACGTCTGCCCAACCGCCGTCATTCGTTTTAATAGCCGGACGCGTGCAGAACATACCAACTTTAGCGCCAATCCATTGTCCTTCTCTTGCCTGGAAAGGAGCACCGAGTGATTCGAATTTCTTTCCGTCAAGACTATAACTGAAATTACACATTACAATAAGGTCGTGTCCGCCTTCGCTGGCTTTGATTTTCTTTCCGTCACAACTGAAACGTACTTTCAGATAAACCGTGTTCTGGGAAAGGTCAACGGCAGCTTTCACTTCTTCCGGTTTTCCCTTGTCCGCCCTTTTACACTCTACTTGCGACAAAACAAGCCCTTTGTCTGTATTTTCTAAAACCAGTCCGGCATAATCCCTGCCCATAACGACCAGTCCGGTTCGCTCGCCTTTATTCTTTTGATTAGGAGTGAACGTGAGTTTCATTGTTGCGGTGAAATTGTCGGAAGGAGTTTTCTGTAATAAGAGGTTAGCTACATCCCACAGGTTCTTATAATCTTCTACCACCGGATAAGAGTATAATCTGACATAACTCTTGTCTCCTGCATAATATGCCCATTTTTCATTAATGTTGGCGTGCCATTGCCACTGTGGGGACAACGTGTAGCCGTCGAATTCATCGCTTTCCTGCGGAGTACAGATAGGATATGTTTTACCTACATTCGGTTTCTTGTAAGTCAATACAGGTTCACCGCAGCCGTCACCGTCTTTATCAATGCCGATAACGGGCCAGTCGTTCACCCATTTCATCGGTTGCAAGTGCATGATACGGCCGTAA
The DNA window shown above is from Bacteroides faecium and carries:
- a CDS encoding HAD family hydrolase, encoding MKKLAIFDLDGTLLNTIADLAHSTNYALNKLGYPTHDVEKYNFMVGNGINKLFERALPEGEKTEENVLRVRKEFVPYYDVHNADDSHPYPGISELLSYLQSAGIQLAVASNKYQAATEKLVAHYFPEIRFTAVFGQREGVNVKPDPTIVFDILKLANVEKEDILYVGDSGVDMQTAANSGVTACGVTWGFRPRTELEEFSPAYIVDTAEEIKKLIL